The following proteins come from a genomic window of Salvia hispanica cultivar TCC Black 2014 chromosome 4, UniMelb_Shisp_WGS_1.0, whole genome shotgun sequence:
- the LOC125221977 gene encoding kinesin-like protein KIN-12D, with protein MLRDFKFLRRNPAKNANAEEVENVPPNSRDSVNPQISTEPSRPPFNAIPETRIPKSVPDQDINRPTRADRTPAKAKWKYSDTSMPLRTPEKYGAMSRTRYNWAQKSENPSNDAAVELKEDGRVASNANTPCSTRTGARGTLSYSECNSLQSTPTKSVSKPPNPGFSMPSGSRTVCSNMSARMGNYAALSKGIPSSCNTTTAVNTVEVPYFELKEDPSFWMEHNVQVLIRVRPLNNMEKSSFGFSRCLKQETAQSITWIGQPETRFMFDHVACEGIDQETLFRMVGLPMVENCLSGYNSCMFAYGQTGSGKTHTMLGEIDDLEIKPSTNRGMTPRIFEFLFARIRAEEESRRDEQLKYICKCSFLEIYNEQITDLLDPSSSNLMLREDMKKGVYVENLSEFEVHTVGDILQLLTQGASNRRVAATNMNRESSRSHSVFTCVIESKWEKDSATNFRFARLNLVDLAGSERQKSSGAEGERLKEAASINKSLSTLGHVIMVLVDVAHGRPRHVPYRDSRLTFLLQDSLGGNSKTMIIANVSPSICSAAETLNTLKFAQRAKLIQNNAIINEDLSGDVVALKHQILLLKEELSALKRERVNRSLLFSPANDLDSKINEEDDSNGGGISQTHMGNLLGNESEGVIRVSSKQLKSLETTLAGSLRRERMAETSVTQYEAEIEQLNRLVSQREEDTRCTKMMLKFREDKIQRMESLVGGLMSADDYLREENNALSEEIQLLQSRLDKNPEVTRFAAENIRLLDQVRQFQDFYGEGEREMLINEVSELRNQLAFFLDGNLKQSNHLKVKDSNNENGLLQEELQKTLSDLNESKIKLNSILEENTKLHREIEELRASSNAEIIYSQEHDCSTEVIKEPIVEVPLSSDQETRTNGREKDGTTCRSLRMSAEGIMDLQLELDILKIIIEEERLYHSEQVETAKSLYQELQFSKEMVASVTKDYEKLQEELNTAKMVVEALESEQIQSINEIEDLRSNNERFEEKLKEKELEISYLKNQASCKELNDLSLYKSSEKDVSPLELKLKKMHASLEMAKRMNAMYQNDLAYQASDQDEMEEVRKQVEGETAQVIVCLQEELSGLQQEVHESKMKEMETSDRFAQLQTEMQIMEENLRSRNEDNAKYSELLEDKEKQLRILTEEWNSVTGEIEGILADGSTALNDASDQTDLISRSFHHKRSLISQQFGRIKQYVFEKELLITELNQFLKDAVDRKDDLERMLRSLRGATVVMTEAHQKECSEKDKEILFLTSDLNNKTSTVADLRNIIKHGEDQLKTASSCATAALVIVNRLSELNSNYHNALQDKELQIREFEEAMTRKDSYLQNQALVVDEANGLTCSLQKKLESSEEYCAKLTLELSEERKLRENLEVNLEKNEEHKISEAREQLQELHSGVSSLKLWMNQYEMQSGSPQKDKESEMPICSASDACESRTGTRIVQDFNDVRSGNNGGVETESEITLHSSIGSDPAIILLKKEIKCALKSFKEVQAQMDKMQSEKEEILASERCNQKSIESLLNQTIVFRDAINNFEGVFELKVSAVDGKIRRMEEAVQESFDSWFRQTELLEDELDDAKLVAAQKTIEASCILKKFEEVQDTVKEADIMINELVIANEALKLSAHDIKAKENEFSTEMMKLKEEIQSLKLSNNLMNQNYVELEKRYDADFVIMKRMISELEDVILEVQSTSMEEWMSVASDFLSMKYQIRESTESIRKLLEEVWSEIISKDCAVSVLHLCHMGILLETANGLNAENGFLHHGLCESNSTISELREHNVRSRRELEMCRVLKGKLLSDIKTGFDRISSKVDETGEVTLKLTSFKKKIQDLQYQEEVMLQRSNDIGSELTMLMKELDLSNKQALASIMDQEKLLKEKDELLQYQEENFLLESLAKDFELLILSDELKQICLLKEDANDALVSNLEVLENFKKEIVFMSLDASFSELILHDKESRNEKLAEDVRMKEFAMEISCSRISELQQQIRNLQNDICLQDMESQRLQIELARRDEEHGRMSCLEKENESLLLHLSNCKADYEVLHQELEDRKVEFEASARNTHSTVVANLRLQDNVSVLENTIAKLEEDLTLARVQIRNLELSQDSVQDDLCIRIQDLERQLGEVNALKEEHTRLRRELSLKEIKESECLHAMNVRSLQNIDLAENVEKVGCNILNVIKEKFVEIEDMLQKIDHEMDRGSIFIDQFQYVENLSNQLDSEILALHTELSRKDDILKGLLFDMTLLQESASNSKDEKDDKDGLLASLRALEKDLELRSLELEEVAAELARISARELELKKENQRINSLSQENAELLAVSQDAIDARNSMEKELGEARIKIENLELEVAEMDEALVSLNKNAESLKINLDTVTSQRDELDSKVYNLTTELEMAQSLAEENEAIATEAREIAESHKVHAEEKEEEVKLLERSIEELECTINVLEQKVDLVKGEAERQRLQREELELELLAFKEHMQKVRSDDSDVKRCLEEKEKNLQEAHKRVQLLETEIAARDAEISQCKAHISELNLHAEAQASEYKQKFKALEAMVEQVKSEVPASSSSSSSNKMEKIPSKPRGSGSPFKCIGLGLVQQIKSEKDEEGRQRIEELEGLAASRQKEIFMLKARLAATESMTHDVIRDLLGVKMNMKNYANLVDNQQIHSLIEDAQHHNAEADVKDQEVVSLKQQINEFLKERNGWLEEIERKQAELMAAHVALEKLRQQDQRLATENEMLKTENTIHKKRVMELEGEIKKLSGQQNIQQRIHHHAKIKEENNSLRCQNEELSNKLHKTEAIFSRVKEELAQFRVANGRNAYINFDEEQLLHKKLKETDEERLQLAQKLLGLCTSVLKAAGITRPASGIGISVAEEALEKLTNRVVALEMELEDAKLKVRISEERIRLSELMPQTSSPAAASSRTDEACPERKRASQTPFLSSFDR; from the exons ATGTTGAGGGACTTCAAATTCTTGCGCCGCAATCCGGCCAAGAACGCTAATGCAGAGGAAGTCGAGAATGTGCCTCCGAATTCTAGGGATTCGGTGAACCCTCAGATAAGCACAGAACCCTCACGGCCTCCTTTCAATGCAATTCCGGAGACACGGATCCCGAAGAGCGTTCCAGATCAGGATATCAACAGGCCTACTCGAGCTGACCGAACTCCAGCAAAGgcaaaatggaaatattcaGATACATCAATGCCCCTCCGCACACCAGAGAAATATGGGGCAATGTCGAGAACTCGGTACAATTGGGCTCAGAAGAGTGAGAATCCATCAAATGATGCTGCTGTGGAGCTAAAGGAGGATGGCCGAGTAGCATCAAATGCGAATACTCCATGTTCTACGAGGACAGGTGCCAGAGGTACCTTGAGTTATTCAGAGTGTAATTCCCTTCAGTCCACGCCTACTAAGAGCGTGAGCAAGCCTCCAAATCCGGGTTTTTCTATGCCTAGTGGTTCTAGGACAGTATGCAGCAACATGAGTGCCAGGATGGGGAACTATGCTGCATTGTCTAAAGGGATCCCGAGCTCTTGTAACACAACAACTGCTGTTAACACTGTCGAAGTCCCTTATTTCGAGCTCAAAGAAGATCCTTCATTCTGGATGGAACACAATGTGCAA GTCTTGATTCGTGTACGGCCACTGAATAACATGGAGAAAAGCAGTTTTGGTTTCAGTAGATGCTTGAAGCAGGAGACTGCACAAAGCATAACCTGGATCGGGCAGCCTGAGACGCGGTTTATGTTTGATCATGTAGCATGTGAAGGAATCGACCAG GAAACACTTTTCAGGATGGTTGGCTTGCCCATGGTAGAGAATTGCTTGTCTGGGTACAATAGCTGCATGTTTGCATACGGACAG ACGGGTAGTGGGAAGACTCATACAATGCTTGGCGAGATTGATGACCTTGAAATCAAGCCTAGCACCAACCGGGGAATGACGCCTCGCATATTTGAATTCTTATTTGCCAGGATTAGAGCG GAAGAAGAAAGCCGTAGAGATGAGCAACTAAAGTACATTTGCAAATGCTCTTTTCTTGAGATTTACAATGAACAAATCACTGACCTTCTTGATCCTTCATCCTCAAATTTAATG TTACGCGAGGACATGAAAAAAGGCGTGTATGTTGAAAATCTATCAGAATTTGAAGTCCACACGGTCGGAGACATTCTGCAGCTTTTGACTCAG GGTGCATCAAATAGGAGAGTTGCTGCGACAAACATGAACAGAGAAAGCAGCCGTTCACACAGTGTTTTTACATGTGTGATTGAAAGTAAGTGGGAGAAGGACTCTGCGACCAACTTCCGTTTCGCCAGGCTGAATCTCGTTGATCTTGCTGGTTCTGAAAG GCAAAAGTCCTCCGGTGCTGAGGGAGAGCGCCTGAAAGAAGCTGCAAGTATCAATAAATCATTGTCAACGCTAGG CCACGTGATTATGGTCTTAGTGGATGTAGCACATGGAAGACCAAGACATGTTCCTTATAGAGATTCAAGATTGACATTTCTCCTCCAG GACTCTCTTGGCGGAAACTCAAAAACAATGATAATAGCTAATGTCAGCCCATCTATCTG CTCTGCAGCTGAAACCTTGAATACATTGAAGTTCGCTCAACGAGCAAAACTGATTCAGAACAAT GCTATCATCAATGAAGATTTATCTGGAGATGTTGTTGCTTTGAAACATCAGATACTATTGTTGAAG GAGGAACTGTCTGCCCTCAAACGTGAAAGGGTAAATCGTTCACTGTTGTTTAGCCCTGCCAATGATCTAGACTCAAAAATCAATGAAGAGGATGATTCAAATGGAGGAGGAATTTCACAGACACACATGGGAAATTTACTTGGAAATGAATCTGAGGGAGTTATCAGAGTATCTAGTAAACAG TTAAAATCCTTGGAAACTACACTTGCTGGTTCCCTAAGGAGGGAAAGGATGGCAGAAACATCAGTAACTCAATATGAAGCTGAGATTGAGCAGTTGAACCGCCTT GTTAGTCAAAGGGAAGAGGACACTAGGTGCACAAAAATGATGTTAAAGTTTAGAGaagacaaaattcaaagaatGGAGTCTCTTGTTGGTGGTTTGATGTCAGCAGATGACTATTTAAGGGAAGAAAACAATGCACTTTCTGAAGAAATTCAGCTCCTGCAGTCAAGACTTGACAAAAATCCTGAAGTCACACGATTTGCAGCTGAAAATATTAGGCTTTTAGATCAAGTTCGGCA GTTTCAAGATTTTTACGGAGAAGGGGAGAGAGAAATGCTGATAAATGAAGTATCTGAACTACGAAATCAG CTTGCATTCTTCCTCGATGGTAATCTCAAGCAATCTAATCACCTCAAAGTGAAG GATTCAAATAACGAAAATGGCTTGCTTCAAGAGGAG TTACAGAAAACTCTTTCTGACCTAAATGAAAGCAAGATCAAGCTTAACAGTATCCTGGAAGAAAATACCAAGCTCCATAG agaaattgaagagttgCGCGCTTCATCAAATgctgaaattatttattcccAAGAACATGATTGCAGCACAGAAGTTATTAAG GAACCCATAGTAGAAGTTCCTCTTTCTTCTGATCAGGAAACAAGGACCAatgggagagagaaagatggaACAACATGTCGGAGTCTCCGGATGAGTGCAGAAGGCATCATGGATTTACAACTGGAGCTGGATATTCTGAAAATCATTATAGAAGAGGAGAGGCTGTACCATTCAGAACAAGTGGAAACAGCCAAATCTCTATACCAAGAACTACAGTTCTCAAAGGAAATGGTTGCCTCAGTCACTAAAGATTATGAAAAACTGCAGGAAGAGCTCAATACTGCAAAAATGGTTGTTGAAGCTCTTGAGTCTGAACAAATTCAGTCCATTAATGAGATAGAAGATCTCAGAAGCAATAATGAGCGTTTTGAAGAAAAGTTAAAGGAGAAGGAGCTTgaaatttcttatttaaagAATCAAGCATCTTGTAAAGAGCTCAATGATCTCTCATTGTATAAGTCTTCAGAGAAGGATGTCTCTCCTTTAGAACtgaagttgaagaagatgcATGCATCTCTTGAAATGGCTAAGAGAATGAATGCTATGTATCAAAATGATCTTGCATATCAAGCGTCTGATCAGGACGAAATGGAGGAAGTTCGAAAGCAAGTAGAGGGGGAAACTGCACAGGTGATTGTTTGCTTGCAAGAAGAACTTTCTGGCCTTCAACAGGAAGTCCATGAGAGTAAAATGAAGGAGATGGAAACAAGTGACAGGTTTGCCCAACTTCAAACTGAAATGCAGATTATGGAGGAAAATTTACGTTCAAGGAATGAAGACAATGCAAAATATTCTGAATTGCTTGAAGACAAAGAAAAGCAATTGAGAATACTGACTGAAGAATGGAATTCAGTTACCGGTGAAATTGAAGGTATTCTCGCTGATGGGAGTACAGCTCTTAATGATGCATCTGACCAGACTGATCTTATCTCCAGATCATTCCATCATAAAAGAAGTTTGATCTCTCAACAGTTTGGAAGAATAAAACAATATGTATTTGAAAAGGAGTTACTTATTACCGAgcttaatcaatttttaaaggATGCGGTTGACAGAAAAGATGACTTGGAGCGCATGCTGAGGTCTCTTAGAGGGGCAACAGTGGTTATGACTGAGGCTCATCAGAAAGAGTGCAGCGAGAAGGATAAAGAAATTCTCTTTTTAACATCCGACTTAAATAATAAGACATCCACTGTGGCAGATCTCCGGAACATAATTAAGCATGGAGAGGATCAGCTCAAAACAGCATCATCTTGTGCAACAGCTGCTTTGGTTATTGTGAACAGATTGTCGGAGTTGAACTCTAACTATCACAATGCGCTGCAAGATAAGGAGCTTCAGATTCGAGAGTTTGAAGAAGCCATGACCAGAAAAGATTCATATCTCCAAAATCAGGCTTTAGTAGTAGATGAAGCAAATGGATTGACTTGCTCTCTCCAAAAGAAACTAGAATCATCAGAGGAATATTGTGCAAAACTGACTCTTGAACTCTCTGAAGAACGAAAATTGAGGGAAAATCTAGAGGTAAATCTGGAAAAGAATGAAGAACATAAAATTTCTGAAGCCAGGGAACAACTTCAGGAACTACATTCTGGGGTCTCATCACTAAAGTTATGGATGAATCAGTATGAAATGCAGAGTGGATCTCCTCAGAAAGATAAAGAATCAGAGATGCCTATCTGTTCTGCTAGTGATGCATGTGAATCTCGG ACAGGTACAAGAATAGTGCAAGATTTCAATGATGTAAGGTCTGGTAATAATGGTGGTGTGGAAACTGAGTCTGAAATTACTTTGCATAGCTCAATCGGGAGCGATCCTGCTATAATTCTCTTGAAGAAAGAGATAAAATGTGCCCTTAAAAGTTTTAAAGAAGTGCAAGCCCAGATGGATAAAATGCAAtctgaaaaagaagaaattttgGCGTCTGAAAGATGTAATCAGAAGAGCATTGAGTCTCTTCTAAATCAGACAATTGTCTTTAGAGAcgcaataaataattttgaaggTGTATTTGAGCTCAAAGTAAGTGCTGTAGATGGTAAGATACGGAGAATGGAAGAAGCAGTACAAGAATCTTTTGATTCATGGTTCCGGCAAACAGAG TTACTGGAAGATGAGCTTGATGATGCTAAACTCGTTGCTGCTCAGAAAACCATTGAAGCTTCATGCATTCTTAAGAAATTTGAAGAGGTCCAGGACACAGTGAAAGAAGCAGACATAATGATAAATGAGTTGGTGATAGCTAATGAAGCCTTGAAGCTTAGTGCTCATGATATAAAAGCAAAGGAAAATGAATTTAGCACTGAGATGATGAAACTCAAGGAAGAAATCCAAAGCCTGAAACTGTCCAATAATCTGATGAATCAGAATTATGTGGAACTGGAGAAAAGGTATGACGCTGATTTTGTCATCATGAAGAGGATGATTTCTGAACTTGAGGATGTCATTTTAGAAGTCCAGTCCACTTCGATGGAAGAGTGGATGTCTGTGGCATCAGATTTCCTCAGCATGAAGTATCAAATTCGTGAATCGACTGAATCTATTAGAAAATTGCTAGAGGAGGTCTGGTCAGAGATTATTTCCAAGGATTGTGCTGTATCTGTGTTGCATCTATGCCACATGGGAATTCTCTTGGAAACTGCGAATGGACTAAATGCAGAAAATGGTTTTCTGCACCATGGTTTATGTGAGTCAAACTCCACTATTTCAGAACTTCGGGAGCACAATGTTAGATCAAGAAGGGAGCTTGAAATGTGCAGAGTTTTGAAAGGCAAGTTGCTATCAGATATCAAGACAGGTTTTGATCGCATATCAAGTAAAGTTGATGAAACTGGGGAAGTCACTCTTAAACTTACCTCTTTCAAAAAAAAGATACAGGATCTGCAGTATCAGGAGGAGGTGATGCTGCAAAGGTCGAATGACATTGGATCCGAACTAACCATGCTAATGAAGGAGCTTGATCTCAGCAACAAACAAGCACTGGCTTCTATTATGGACCAGGAAAAACTACTGaaggaaaaagatgaattaCTTCAGTATCAAGAGGAAAATTTCTTGCTAGAATCGTTGGCAaaagattttgaacttttAATTCTTTCAGATGAGTTAAAGCAGATATGTCTCCTGAAAGAAGATGCAAACGATGCTTTAGTTAGTAACCTTGAAgtccttgaaaattttaagaaggaaatagtgTTTATGAGCTTAGATGCTTCTTTCAGTGAATTGATACTGCATGATAAGGAATCTAGGAATGAAAAATTAGCCGAAGATGTTAGGATGAAGGAATTCGCTATGGAAATATCTTGTAGTCGTATCTCTGAACTTCAGCAGCAAATACGAAATCTACAGAACGATATCTGTCTGCAGGATATGGAATCGCAGAGACTCCAAATTGAGCTGGCAAGGAGAGATGAAGAACATGGCAGAATGAGCTGCCTTGAGAAAGAGAATGAAAGCCTGTTGCTTCATCTAAGCAACTGTAAGGCAGACTATGAAGTACTACATCAGGAATTGGAGGATAGGAAGGTTGAATTTGAAGCTTCAGCTAGAAACACCCACAGCACTGTAGTTGCAAATCTGAGACTACAAGATAATGTTTCAGTGTTGGAGAATACCATTGCCAAGTTGGAGGAAGATCTAACTTTGGCCAGGGTGCAAATCAGAAACCTTGAACTTTCTCAAGATTCTGTTCAAGATGACTTGTGCATTAGAATCCAGGATTTGGAAAGGCAACTGGGTGAAGTCAATGCCTTGAAAGAAGAGCACACACGTTTGAGACGTGAATTGAGCCTCAAAGAGATTAAAGAGTCTGAATGCCTCCATGCTATGAATGTAAGAAGTTTGCAGAATATTGATTTGGCTGAAAATGTAGAAAAAGTAGGCTGCAATATCCTCAATGTAATTAAGGAGAAATTCGTTGAGATAGAAGATATGCTTCAGAAGATAGACCATGAAATGGACAGGGGAAGCATATTTATCGACCAGTTCCAATATGTGGAGAATCTTTCTAACCAGTTGGATTCTGAAATTCTCGCTCTCCACACAGAGTTGTCTAGAAAGGATGATATTCTCAAGGGGCTGTTATTTGACATGACTTTGCTGCAGGAATCTGCTTCCAACAGTAAAGATGAGAAAGACGACAAAGATGGCCTGCTTGCTTCTCTAAGGGCTTTAGAGAAAGATCTTGAATTAAGGTCGCTTGAACTGGAAGAAGTTGCTGCGGAGCTAGCCAGAATATCTGCTCGTGAACTGGAactcaaaaaagaaaatcagagAATAAATTCACTATCCCAAGAAAATGCCGAGCTCTTGGCCGTTTCTCAAGATGCCATTGATGCAAGAAATTCCATGGAGAAAGAATTAGGGGAGGCAAGGATCAAAATTGAGAACTTAGAGTTGGAAGTTGCTGAGATGGACGAGGCTCTTGTCAGTCTGAATAAAAATGCTGAATCATTGAAGATCAACTTGGATACTGTCACCAGTCAGAGAGATGAATTGGACAgtaaagtttataatttgaCCACAGAACTTGAGATGGCGCAATCTCTTGCTGAAGAAAATGAAGCAATAGCTACTGAGGCTCGAGAG ATAGCTGAATCGCACAAAGTACATGCTGaggaaaaggaagaagaagtgAAACTATTAGAACGGTCCATTGAAGAGCTAGAATGTACTATAAATGTACTCGAGCAAAAGGTTGATCTTGTCAAAGGAGAAGCTGAGAGGCAACGATTACAGAGAGAGGAACTTGAGCTAGAGCTTCTTGCTTTTAAAGAACACATGCAGAAAGTCAGAAGCGATGATTCTGATGTAAAAAG ATGTctagaagaaaaagagaagaacCTTCAGGAGGCACATAAACGTGTTCAGCTTCTTGAAACTGAAATAGCTGCTCGAGATGCTGAG ATATCCCAATGTAAAGCTCATATATCCGAGCTAAATTTGCATGCAGAGGCACAGGCTAGTGAATACAAGCAAAAG TTCAAGGCATTGGAAGCTATGGTAGAGCAAGTTAAATCCGAAGTTCCTGCGTCTAGCTCAAGTTCATCATCAAacaaaatggagaaaattCCTTCAAAGCCTAGAGGCTCAGGATCCCCTTTTAAATGCATAGGTTTGGGCTTAGTTCAACAAATCAAATCTGAGAAAGACGAGGAGGGAAGACAACGAATAGAGGAACTTGAGGGTCTAGCTGCAAGCAGACAGAAAGAG ATATTCATGCTTAAGGCAAGACTGGCTGCCACAGAGAGTATGACTCATGATGTGATTCGGGATTTACTCGGtgtaaaaatgaatatgaagaaCTATGCT AATTTAGTGGATAATCAGCAGATTCACTCATTAATTGAGGATGCTCAACATCATAACGCTGAAGCTGATGTCAAG GACCAGGAAGTTGTTAGTCTAAAGCAGCAGATAAATGAGTTCCTTAAAGAGCGTAATGG aTGGCTAGAGGAGATCGAGAGAAAACAGGCTGAACTAATGGCTGCGCATGTTGCATTGGAAAAATTACGACAACAAGATCAACGGCTTGCAACTGAAAATGAGATGTTGAAG ACAGAAAATACTATTCACAAGAAGAGGGTGATGGAACTTGAGGGTGAGATCAAGAAGTTATCAGGCCAGCAAAATATTCAACAGCGCATCCATCACCATGCAAAAATTAAG GAAGAAAACAATTCTCTACGATGTCAAAATGAAGAACTTAGCAACAAGCTGCACAAGACAGAGGCTATTTTTTCACGTGTGAAGGAAGAGCTAGCTCAATTCCGTGTAGCAAATGGAAGAAATGCCtacattaattttgatgagGAGCAGCTATTGCACAAGAAGTTGAAG GAAACTGATGAGGAGAGGCTTCAATTAGCTCAGAAGTTACTAGGATTGTGTACTTCCGTATTAAAG GCTGCTGGAATAACTAGACCAGCTTCTGGGATAGGCATATCTGTGGCTGAAGAAGCACTTGAGAAACTTACAAATAGGGTTGTTGCCCTTGAAATGGAACTTGAAGATGCTAAACTCAAG GTACGAATCTCAGAGGAAAGAATCAGATTGTCTGAGCTGATGCCACAAACTTCTTCACCAGCAGCAGCAAGCTCAAGGACTGATGAAGCATGCCCAGAAAGAAAGCGAGCATCTCAAACTCCATTTCTTTCTTCCTTTGATCGATGA